The genome window taaaaagagagaggggacaactgggtggctcagcagttgggcgtctgccttgggctgagtgcgtaatcccagggtcttgggattgagtcctgtatcgggctcccagagcctgcttttccctctgcctgtgtctctgcctctctgtgtctctcatggataaataaataaaatcttaataaaataaaataaagagagagggagagagagagatctcacagagttCCCTTATCCCTTCCACCATGACAAAGCAATGAACAAGGAAGGGGACTCTCACCAGAAAATGACCATGATGCCGTAGACAGCACTCCATCTGGTCTTAGGGTTAACTTGCTTCAAGTGAACATACTCTACTTGCTGACCTAAGGCCCTTGACCTGTAACAGAACTAATTTCCTTGCCTTGAGATTTACAGGCCACTCGCCTTAAAGAATGAAGAACCAGAACTTTCCCAGGGCACAAAGGCTAtatcatacatataatatatataatgaaaaaacatatatatatatatatatatatatatatatatatatatatataatggaaaattactcaacataaaaaggaatgaaatcttgccattttcaacaacatagatggatctaaagggtataatgctaagtgaaataagccagtcagacaaagacaaataccatataatttcactcatctgtggaactgaagaaacaaaacaaacaaagaaagaaaaagagacaagcaaAAAAACCAACTCTTaaatatagggaacaaactggtggttgccagaggggagttgggtgggagATGGGAGAAACAGGTGATAGAGATTAAGAttacacttatcatgataagcactgagtaatgtataaaattgttgaatcatgggtcacctgcatggctcagttggttaagtagctgATTCTTGGTCTTAGCTCgggtctttttctttaagatttttaaaatttatttgacagagagcccaagcaggagaagcagcagagggagagagagaagcagacagccTGATActgagctctatcccaggaccctgggatcatggccagagccaaaggcagacgcttaactgactgagacacctaggcatccttcagctcaggtctcgatctctgGGTCATGCGTCtgggccccacatggggctccacactggtcatgaagcctacttttaaaaagaagaagaagaattgtCGAATCGTTATGTTatacactgaaactaatataacactgtatattaattatactggaatttaaaaataaatatgtatttttagaaaactaGTGCCTCccagtgcaaatcaaaaccacaatgacataccattTTAAAACTACTAGGATGGGGGCCCttaggtggctcaggcagttgggcattgggctcttgatttcagctcaggtgatgatctcaaaGTCGTGATATCAAGCCCAAtattggctgtagagattacttaaataaataaaacatttttaaaaagaaatatatataatggaatattattcagccacgaaCAATAATGAAATTTTGAAGTATGTGATCATatgaatggaccttgaaaacatgcttggtgaaatgagccagacacagaagaacaaatattagatgattccatttacatgaagtacCCAGAATAGTTAAGCTCATAGGACAGAAAGTGGGATAGAGTGACtaggggaggaaagaagggagagttATTGTCTAATGGGTAGATAGTTTTAGTGCAACATGATGAATAAGTTTTAGATATACATAACAGTAATGGTAATTACATGAgattattaatgtatttaatgccactgaactgtacacttatgaatgataaaaacaataaacattatgttatgtatatttaacTGCAATATTAATtagttgattgattgattggcaACTCccaaaattttgtcatttttgcttttgttgttgcttttttttttacaggaaaaaGCTATAAATAGAAAtgtactgggatccctggatggctcagcggttgagtgcctaccttcagcccagggtgtgatcctggagtccggggatcgagtcccacattgggctccctgcatggagcctgcttctctctctgcctatgtctctgtctctctctgtgtttctctcatgaataaataaataaaatcttaaaaaaaaagaaatgtattaccTGAAATATAGGGACTTGGATATCACAAATTAATACTACAGTCTGTGATCGTGCAAGTATTCATTacacaagcatttattgaatacctagtGTGTGCAAAGCATACACCACATTAGGAACTTAGAGAAGAAgggtacaaaaataaatgaatttcagatTGTGCCCTGAAGATAGAATTGttatatttagcaaataaaaacaaaagattgcCCAATTACATTTGAAGTTCAGGTAAACAACAAATATGATATCCCATGCAATATTAGGAATGTCCTTTTACTAAATGTTATTCATTGCTTATGTGAAATCAAAATTTCACATAATGAAATTTGTGAAATTTGTGAATGTCCTGCACTCCTGATGGAAGAAGTTTATCATCCAATTAGAGAAATAAGACATTTACAATCACCAGAATACAAAGTACAATGAGCTGAGCATCAAAAGGTCAAGGGCTGTGGGAATTTGGAggtagaaattatatttaattgtaAATGGTCtgatatttggggttttttaaaaagattttatttatttattcatgagagacacacagagagaggcagagacataggcagaggaagaagcaggctccatgtagggagcccaatgtgggactcaaccccaggacctagggatcatgatctgagccaaaggcagacactcaaccactaagccacccaggtgccccaatggtcTGCTATTTTAGTATGTACAAATATATGTGACGTTACTAAGTGGAGAAAACAAGGCTATTTTcaatactttgtttttcttctgcccCTCGCTTTTTTGTTTACTCAACATTATTGCTGCTCCACATCCATCCGACAGATATTTGAGAAAAACTTTCCTGTTCCCAGAACTGCTCCAGGCACCAAGGGCAGACAGACATTgtcctgccttcatggagttcACAGTTTGGTGGGGAAGACAGGCAACAACAGAAAAAAGTCAAAGAACAGAATTACTTGAGATAGTGATGACAACTATACAGAGACGATGGGCTGAGTGTGGTGGCTGTGTCAGGGACTCCGGAAAGGGCACTCTGAGGAATGGACCTTGGGTGGAGACTTCAGTGGTGTACAGTTGCCTGCCATGCACATGTGCCAGGGAAAAGTACTGCAGGCAAAGGGAACAGTAAAAATCCTGAAGCAGAAACAAAAACGAAGTCAAATGCCTGGGGCATAATTACATGTCATACATTATCATTAAACAATTGCTTAttctataagaaatagtgaaagggaccataagagaaaggaggggaaactgagtgggggaaaaattagagaggaagacaaatgatAAGAGACTCataactcgggatccctgggtggcgcagcggtttggcgcctgcctttagcccagggcgcgatcctggagacccgggaccgaatcccacgtcaggctcccggtgcatggagcctgcttctccctctgcctgtgtttctgcctccccccctctctctctctctctctctctctctctgattatcataaataaataaaaatttaaaaaaaaaagagagactcataactctgggaaacaaacgaagggctgcagaagggaaggagggtcGGGGGATGGGGTAACCAGGTGACAgggactaaggagggcacatgatgggatgagcactgggtattatactatatgttgacaaactgaatttaagtaaaattttgtaaaaagttAACTGAGGATGAGTTTAGAGGGATAGAAGATGAAAGAGGCAACGGGGTAGCGAGAGTGTATGTATGTTGAGCAAGTGGGAAGGTTGCAATTTTAGAAAAGCATGTCCAGGTAAGGGCTTCCTGAGAAGGAGGCATTTGTCAAATGGTAATACAGTGTCTATTTCTTGGGCCTGTAGCGAAGATCTAATAAGAAAATGCACGGattcatagaaaaaagaaaaacctttgatAGGCCCAAAGTGGCCCCAAGAGACTCCTATGGAAAGATGCCCGCCTGAAGCTCACAAAAGGGGGACGTAGTCACGGCGGAGTGGTGATCCAGATGGACGTTGCCCCAGACGGAAGGGCGATCCCGCTGAACACGGCCCCGGCGGACGGGCGCAGCGGGAGGAGCCCCAAGCGCCCAGGGCGTCTGGTTACCCTGGCAACAGCGCGCGCTGGGTGGGAGGAGACGGCGGCGGAAGGAGGCGCGCGGGCCGGGGCGGAGGCGGGGCTTTGGGCGGAAGTGCGCTCTCCGCCGCTGCGGCCCGAGAAGATGCAGCGCCCCGTGTGCTGGTGGCTGAGCTTCGGCCTGGGGAGCTTCCTGGCCGGGCGGGCGGAGGCCCCGAGCCCCGTAGAGCCACCGGAGCGGAGCCGGCCCTACGCGGTGCTGCGCGGGCAGAACCTGGGtgagcggcgggggcggggcggggcggggcggggcgggcgtgCCTCGCGGTCGGCTCCCTGCACCAGCGCGGTTGCTTCAGTGACCTGGTGGCCGGGCCCCTCTTCTCTGGCTGCGTGGGCCCGGGCTGGGCCACAAGGGTCCTTTAATGAGAGAGCTGAGAATTGCAGCCCTGATTTGAAGGTGAAAGTGAAACTCAGGGAGGCGAGGCTACCTGCCCCGGTGTACACAGCTAGGATAGcgggggaggccggggctggTACCGGTCAGCCTACTTTTCGGACGTTCTCGTTATTCCCCTTCGCAACTAGGAAAAGACCCGAATGAGTATCTGTTTTACGTAACCTAAAGAAACCCGAAGAGGATTTTTCCCTTTTGCGAAAAAAGTGAAAAGAGCGCTCGCTCAGCAGGTTTTTTTGCATTACACACCCGGAGCAGCGAGAGTGGCCCCACCAGACTCTGTCCCCGAGAGCTGCACTCGGCATCCTAGCATCACGGCGATATAGCTTTGAAATGTGTCTGTATCTGTCCCTGTTctcgatttttaaaaaagatttatttacttattcattcatttatttatgatagagagagaagcaggccccatgccgggagcccgacgcgggactcgatcccgggactcgatcccgggactccaggatcacgccctgggccaaaggcagacgccaaaccgctgagccacccagggatcccctcctgttCCCGATTTATTCTGGGTATCCTCCATTAGCTAAATGTGTcttaaggtatcagaaaagcctgagGTTATTTTGGGGGTCTGGGAAGGCCAaaattttttccttgtaaattaATGGCAACTTTTTTCACTTTATGCCATTTCTGCTTACTAAAGGTTTCATAGGCACAGGATGTTCAGTGAACATGGGAAACCAGTACTAGACCTTAGGTTTTGTGGAGCTTGAAAGGTACCTTTTGGGAGGAGCTCTGAaagacacatatatatacatatgggtACACCTGGTGTACATGGCTTTGGAAGGGGTCTTGGAGCTTAAAGTTTGACAAAATTCACAGTAAccctccctctcattctgccAGAGCCACCCTTTCCACTGTACCTCATTGATACATGTACCTCATTGATAACATGTGTATCTCTATGCCACGTAGTGTCATCTTTGCATTATCTTGACTCTACATGAACTCTTGCATTGAATTTATgtattgagggcagcccgggtggctcagtggtttagctcagcggtttagtgctgccttgggcctggggcataaccctggagaccagggatcgagtcccatgtagggctccctgcatggagcctgcttctccctctgcctgtgtctctgtctctctcttctctccatatctctatgaataaataaatctaaaaaaaaaaggaagaatttatgtattgagcacttactgtgtacctAGCACCCTGCTGAATGATTTCCACGTGCTCTGCTGCTCCATCCTTTGGAGCAGTTTCTCCACCAGGGTACTACTGACATGGTGGACCAGATGGGTCTTTGTGGGCGAGGTGAAGTGAGGCACAGTATCCTGAGCATTGTAAAACGTTGAGTGGCGTCCGCGGCCTTTATCTGCTAGATGCCAGGACCACACTTAACTCCCTGTCTGGATAATCAGAATATCTGAAGACATTATCAGATGTCCACTGGGGCAAAATCCCCCTGGTTAAGAACCACTACTGCAGAATAATACTATTCGAAGAgtggcctgagtggctcagcggttgtgtctgccttcggctcagggtataaTCCCGAGATCAGAATCAAGTCcgccatcgggctccctgggggaagcctgcttctccctctgcctatgtcactgcctctctctctgtctctgtctctctctctctttctgtctctcatgaataaataaataaatcttaaaaaaaaaaaatcggtctGCAAACTGATGGGGTGTCCATACTATTTACCTGCAAAGAAAGGACCACAGACATTAAATGTTTAGGGATTTAACAGTTTGACACTGTTGCAACATCCAAGCAAGTAGACACCAATCCTATAGGAGTCCCTGGACTGACAAGGACTGCTTACTAGTCATGCCCATAGTAATGGCCCGGGACAGGCTACAAGCTATAAACACTAGTCCTTTACCACAGATAGTTTGGGAAACACTACCCTACACCATCCTGTGCAGTGGGTGTTTTTATCTCTgtctttacagaggaggaaacagagattGTGGAACTTAGGTGAGAACACAGCCTGTCAGTGTAGATTGGACTCCAAACCCTGAATTCTTGACCACTGTGCTATGCTGCCAGTTTTGGTCATAATGCCTTCATCTATCATGTGCATGTTATATATCCACACTCTAAGGAGTGCTTTTCATAGGGTACCACAGTCAGGTTTCAGAAACCCTTGTGAGGTGGGTTTCACTTGCCACTTGTGTAGATGTACGAAATGAAGCTCAACGATGGGAAGTGACTAGTAAGGAAGGACCTAACTAGTCTTAGGTTCAGCCTGAGCCTGCCATTCAGGCAACTAATACCGTGTGCAAAGTGTGGGAGAGTTAAAAAGATGTAGGCTGGGAGAATTTATCAATCCCCACATGGACATTATGTACCTAACCACCCGTGATTTTAAGCCTTTTCAAATGCTCTTTGAGGTTCCATTCTCCACTTCTAGTCCCCTGCATACCTGCTTTGGGAGTTTGCTTGGGTTTTGGGAGGCGGTGTTTTCTTAAGAGCCCTTTCAGAATGTCAAATGCAAGAAAGTGGCTTAAAAGGAATAAGGCAAATTGAGATCCATTGCAGTGAGAACCTTAGAAATTCATAGAATTCAAGATTTTGATTTTAAGGGCAGGTATTTAGGTAACAAGGCCTGTTTTGAGATGGGACATTTAGCGTGTATGAGTTGTAGGTTGTCTTTGTCACTTCCTGTGTTCTTTCCCTTCCTCACCAAAAAAAGTTTTTCTGTATGGTCAGTGTTTAAGTAATAACTGGGTTCCATGTGGGGGCATTCTGTAGGAGTCACAGATATCTCCAAATTACTgatttaagcaaaacaaaactgtggtcaaatcctttttttttcagtagccACACTAGAGAACAGCCATGTTTAGGCTCCCACTGGAACCTGGGATGGGCCCACATACTTGCAAACAAATGTACATTTGCTTGCTAAAAGGTAACATTTTGAACTCTCCTAAGAGCTCTGAGGCAGTCACACAAATGGGACTGCCCTTCACTTCACTGGGTTGCTGGTTATGTTAAAACCCCAGTCCTTGTGTCTAGTCTTGTACTGAGGCTCAACCAGAGTAATCAGTTGGAGGTCCCAGTTCTCACCTGAGCACTCTGGAGATTTTAGACGTGAAATTTACTCCAAATTGTCTCCAAGATGGAATAGATTTGTGACGTTAGTTCATTGCTTCTTGGATTAGAAGGCCTTTGTCTCATCCAGATATTGaaatgttttactctttttttcatcTCCAGTTTTTATGAATGGCTTTAAaaacgttgggttccctgcttctgTTTTTGTCCCCTGCAGTCAGATGGTTCTCCAtacagcagccagagggatctGTTTTCCCAGCTGAATCAGATCATGTCATTCTTTGCCTTCGGCCCTCTCTCTAAACTTACAATAAATCCATGTTGCCTTCATGGTTTACAAGGCCCTGGATGAACTGGCTCCAGCCTTCCTCTGGCTTCATTTCCTGCCTTGCTTCCTTCCCCCTCAGCTATGCTTGCCTGTTTTCATTGGGcttgcctcttttctctttctgggctTGTCTGGCCCTGAGTGCTTTCTTTTGCTGACCTGCAGATCTTCCCATGGCTGGCTCCCTCTTTTCATCTTGGTCCCAGCTTGCATATTACCTCCTCAGGTGCTTTCTCTACTGCCCTACCTACTATTACCCACCCCCCATCACCATCACATTTCTTCAACCCCCAAAGATGCTCTCACTTGTTTACGTCTCTTCCCCCATGTATGTGGAAACATCCCAAGAGAAAATCTGTTTGTGACCATTTCCCACACACCTGGTGCTGTGCCTGGCACTGAGTGGCATTTGGCAAATCATCATCAATGAGTAGAAGGAAGACAGGACCTGAAGCTGCCATTAGGAGATAACATGTTTTCCTTTTGCAGTGTTGATGGGAACCATTTTCAGCATCCtgctggtgactgtgatccttaTGGCATTTTGTGTCTACAAGCCCATTCGGCGTCGGTGACAGCCAAGCAAACAAGTTCTTCCACAAGTACTGGAGAAAAGATCAATTGTGTTGCACGTGGGTCATTGGAGAAGTTGGAATCAGAACTCCGCCACTTGGAAGTCCGACCACTTCAGTCTGGACAGTTGGTAAATGTGAAATGATTTAGAAAAAACattaggtagttttttttttcctaacactGTAATGTAAGTAACTGGGTCTGCCTCTTAGTGTTTCTTTGTATATCTGGCTACATTCAACACTTGTTACACCTTAAGACCTGAAGCTCCCAGTTTCAGTGTAAAGATGGGAAAGCGGTTAACTAACTATGTGAGTGGTGTGAAAACCACACAGGAAAGGACTAATCCTGAATGTTGGGAAATATTCATAAGAGGAAGACTTAACGTGTAGACATTCTATACTGGAGACCCATTTGGTCACAGTGGGGTTAAGAATCACATGTTTTTAGTTATATTGAGTTGGCTTGGAATGCCCTCGTTGCAAAGCTGTCTCAGCTGTGGGGAACTTGGGCCACCACTCCTCATGCTGCATGGCTCTGTACTCCAATGCCCCCAGTGAAGTCAGGGTCACATCAGGTAGGCCTATGACCAAGAGCACCCTGGGGTTGGAAGGCTCTGAGTTGGACTAGAAATGTGACTGAGAAAGAACTCCATCCTGCTGAAACACGTTGATCTTCCTGGGGCTGCACTCAAGCCTTTCCAGCCCCTGGCCTAAAACATGTGGCAGCTTTTCAGATTTGGGATCTAAAAGAAATTCAGCAGGAACTCTTTTTAGCCCTGGGTGAGGAGGTCCTCAGAAGTATATGTTC of Canis lupus baileyi chromosome 27, mCanLup2.hap1, whole genome shotgun sequence contains these proteins:
- the C27H12orf76 gene encoding uncharacterized protein C12orf76 homolog gives rise to the protein MQRPVCWWLSFGLGSFLAGRAEAPSPVEPPERSRPYAVLRGQNLVLMGTIFSILLVTVILMAFCVYKPIRRR